Proteins co-encoded in one Malus domestica chromosome 09, GDT2T_hap1 genomic window:
- the MYB30 gene encoding myb-related protein 306: MGRPPCCDKEGVKKGPWTPEEDIILVSYIQERGPGNWRAVPTNTGLHRCSKSCRLRWTNYLRPGIKRGNFTDQEEKMIIHLQALLGNRWAAIASYLPQRTDNDIKNYWNTHLRKKLSKLQAAGGGTEGLHSKDQGLNSNSSSQPISRGQWERRLQTDIHMARQALRDALSPEKPLTLSSDLNPTDGFSISSPKKPSLDQSSSSTYASSTENISRLLKGWMKNPPKKSASFTNLANNKTDYQHYSSSEGTTSVANTANSGNVELSDTFESLFGFESSNSYLSPSMSPEASLFQGESKPDLISDKLPLSFLEKWLFDESASPAALGKDHFFSDMLPDHGNANFF, encoded by the exons ATGGGGAGGCCTCCTTGCTGTGACAAAGAAGGGGTCAAGAAAGGACCTTGGACTCCTGAAGAAGACATCATTTTAGTCTCTTACATTCAAGAACGTGGACCTGGAAATTGGAGAGCCGTTCCTACCAATACTg GGCTGCATAGATGCAGTAAAAGTTGCAGGCTTAGATGGACTAATTACCTCAGGCCAGGGATCAAACGCGGTAACTTTACTGACCAAGAGGAGAAGAtgatcatccaccttcaagctcTATTGGGCAATAG ATGGGCTGCAATAGCTTCATACCTCCCACAGAGAACTGACAATGACATTAAAAACTATTGGAACACACACTTGAGGAAGAAGCTGAGCAAGCTCCAAGCTGCAGGAGGAGGCACTGAAGGCCTTCACTCAAAAGATCAAGGACTAAACAGCAATTCTTCCTCACAGCCAATATCCAGAGGACAATGGGAGAGGAGGCTTCAAACAGACATCCACATGGCCAGGCAAGCTCTCAGAGATGCCCTTTCCCCAGAAAAGCCACTGACTTTGAGTTCAGATTTGAATCCCACAGATGGGTTTTCGATTTCGAGCCCGAAGAAACCATCCCTAGATCAATCAAGCAGTTCCACTTATGCTTCAAGCACTGAGAACATTTCAAGATTGTTGAAGGGTTGGATGAAAAACCCACCAAAGAAATCAGCTAGCTTCACCAACTTGGCTAATAATAAAACAGATTATCAGCATTACTCATCTAGTGAGGGAACCACATCTGTGGCAAATACTGCCAATAGTGGCAATGTTGAACTATCTGATACATTTGAGTCTCTGTTCGGTTTTGAGTCCTCAAATTCCTATTTGTCTCCGTCTATGTCACCGGAGGCCAGCTTATTCCAAGGCGAAAGCAAGCCGGATCTTATCAGCGATAAGTTGCCGCTGTCTTTTCTTGAGAAGTGGCTGTTTGATGAAAGTGCTTCTCCTGCTGCTCTAGGGAAGGACCACTTCTTTAGTGATATGCTACCAGATCATGGAAATGCTAACTTTTTCTGA